The Flavobacteriales bacterium genomic interval TCGCGGCTTTTATAGGGTCCACATCGCCAATGAGGTCGGCAATACTCACATCGGGCGTGGCCAGCTTTTCCCCGTAACGCTCGCTTCGGTGCCACCAGTGGATTGGTGTGTCGTCTCCTTTTTCGGCCACGAGATCACGGGCATAGCGCGAAAGGGGTTGCATGGGGTCATCGTTGAGTTCGGACCCATCGACCACAGGAACATATTCATCGAGTAAATTCACCAGCATACGCGCCAGCCTGGTCTTGGCTTGTCCGCGCAGACCTAGGAGGTTGATATTGTGTTTACTCAATATGGCCCGCTCGAGATCGGGAATCACCGAGTGCTCGTACCCAATAATCCCGGCAAAGGGATTCTCATCGGCCCGCAGGGCCCGAATCAAATTTTGTCGAAGCTCTTCTTTAATACTTTTTGGCGCGTAACCGGCCGCCTTGAGCCGGCCCAGAGTTTTGATTTTGTCGATGTCCATTAGAGTTTTTTACGTCGATTGCGTTCGTAATCTTCGAAAACCAGTTGTCCGAGCCCTTTGAGGCCCGTGTAAAAGGCCTTGCCTTGATTGGCTTCGGTGAATTTTTGCACGAACTCTTGCAGGTAGGGGTCACGTGCAATCATGAAGGTGGTGATGGGTATGTTGAGTCTTCTTAGCGCAGCGGCTTTGTTGAGGCATTTCCCTACGATGTAATCGTCGAGGCCCCAGGAGTTCTTGTAGTACCCGTCTGGTTCTTTGAGACAGCTGGGCTTTCCGTCGGTAATCATGAAAATCTGCTTGTTCGCGTGCTTTTTGCGGCGCAGCAAGTCCATAGCCAAATCTAAACCGGCAACGGTATTGGTATGGTAGGGTCCCACTTGAAGGTAGGGGAGGTCTTTGATTTCTATGGGCCAGCTGTCGTCACCAAAAACGATGACGTCCAAAGTGTCTTTGGGGTAACGTGTGGTGATCAATTCGGCCAAGGCCATAGCGACCTTCTTTGCGGGCGTAATTCGGTCTTCGCCGTACAGGATCATGGAATGCGAGATATCGATCATGAGCACGGTGCTCATTTGAGACTTATACATTTGCTCGCGCACCACGAGGTCTTCCTCCGACATGCGAAAGTCTCCACCCATACTGTTCTTCTGCGCATTCTTGATGCTGTCGAACATGTTTATTTGATCCGGTGTGTCGCCAAATTGAAAAGGTCTTTGATCGCTACTCAGTTCGTCGCCTTTACCGGTAGTTTTGCTTTTGTGATTCCCGGCCGCCGACTTCTTGATGTTCCCGAAGATTTGGTCGAGAGCGCTCTTTCGGATCGCTTGCTCCGTTTTTGCCGTGATCGCTAATCCACCCCCATCGGGTTTGTCTGTTTCGTCGCGCAAATAACCCTTTTTTTTAAGGTCTTCTATAAATTCATCTATACCGTAATCGTCGGTCGTGAGCTTGTAATGCTCGTCGAGCTCGCGCAACCAATCCAGCGCCTCGTCGACATCGCCAGAGGTGTGCGTGATCAACTCCTTGAAAATATCGAACAGCTTGTCGAATACGGTTTGGTTGGGATCGGAGGTGTACTCTGAAAATCGAAATCCAAGCATAGGATGAAGGTAACCGAAAATACCGGAGTAGTGTTCGTAGGTCCTTATCTTTGTCGTATGAATGAACGCGTAAAACGCTCTTTGGTTGGTGGCGTCGCCTTTGGCGCGGCCTTTACCTTGTTCCTCCTCACTAAGGTTCCGGCCGACAAGGCCCTACTTTTGGGATTCACCTCTGCCGTTCTGATCGGTGGCACCGTTTATTTTTTTTATTTACCGCCTATACGGCGCGATGAACAAGGCCGCCGGACGCCAGGTGTCCTCGAAAATGGAGATAAGATTCTCATGCAGGAGGGAGCTAGCCACCTCTGGAAAGGCGATACCGTTGGGGGAACGCTCTATTTAACCGGTGAATACGTACTTTTTCAAGCACACAGTTACAGTTTGCGCAAGCATCAGATCCAAGTACCCTTGAACGAGATTATGGAAGTAGACGAAGACGCCCTACTCGGCGTCCATAAAACGGGCATCAAGCTCACCTTGGATAACGGGCAAATCATCAAATTTCAGGTTAAGAGTCGGGATCGCTGGATCGAGCGGATATCCGAGTATCCTTAACGAAGTGTTAAACTCTTGGTTAGAGATTAACCCTTGACTACCTTTGTCGCGTGATAGCCAGACTAAAAATAGTACTTGCTTGGATACTAGTCCTGTTAGGGGCTTTTTCTTCATTTGCCTCAACGGAAGCAACAAACGAAATCCAGATTGGGTCCGAACTGACTATGTCGCAGTACGACGACCCCATCGAAAAGGATCTCAAGCTTTTCTTTTTTTGAGTTTTTAGAAGAAAATGAAGAGACCTCGGAGGATTATTTTTCCGATTTCTTCCCAGGTAAGTATTCTCTGAGCTCACACGTCTCCACGTAGCCTTTTCCGCAATCGGCTCTTTGAAAGAACCGGCATTTCGTGGTGCCTTTCTCCCAGACGCTATCGCACCTTGATCCAGGTATATCTGATTTGAACCGAATAGGCACTGCGATCGCCAATTAAGGTCGACGCCTCATTCGAGGGCCACCAAGGTCCTAAAAGCCCTTTTCATTCAACAAATCAGATAGACACCAATGAAAATCAAATCATTCGTTGCAGCAGGATTCGTCCTGCTGGGCATGGAATCGTGTAGCCATGATGAAAAAGAACATCACGAAGAGACCGTTGAATATCCAGTAACTAAACCGCTCGTTTCCGATACTTCAATTGCAGAAGAATTCGTAGCTCAGGTACAATCAATTCGCCATATCGAGCTTCGTGTTTTGGAGCGCGGATACATCCAAGACATCTTGGTTGATGAAGGCGAGTTCGTTCACAAAGGACAATTGCTTTTTCAAATTATGCCCAATGTGTACAAAGCCGAATACGAAGCCTCAGAAACAGAGGCCCTATCGGCTAAAATTGAATACGAAAACACAAAGATACTCGCTGACAGCAATATCGTATCGCCCAATGAATTGGCCATCGCACAAGCCCGTTTTCAGAAAGCTCAGGCCGAATTGAATTTGGCAAAAGTTCATTTGGACTTTACCGAAATCAGAGCCCCATTTGATGGAATCGTAGATCGATTCCACGTTCGCCTCGGCAGTCTTGTTGAAGAGGGAGAACTCTTGACCAATTTATCAGACAATAGCGAGACGTGGGTCTATTTTAACCTCTCTGAATCGGAATATTTAGAGTTCGTATCTAACGGGAGCAAGAGCAAAGAGGAGATCACGTTGATCATAGCCAATGGCAAACACTTCCATCACAAAGGGAGTATATCGGCCATCGAAGCGGATTTCAACAACGAAACCGGCAACATTCCCTTTAGAGCGACTTTTCCGAATCCAGAAAGAATACAGCGACACGGTGAAACCGGCAATGTCGTGATCTCTTACCAGGTAAGTGACGCGTTGATCATTCCACAAAAAGGCCACCTTCAATATTCTGGACAAGAAGTATGTTTATGTCGTTGACAATGAGGGATTTATTCATTCACGGCAAATTGAGATGGCTCATGAACTCCCTCATTTATATGTGCTTTCCAGTGGTCTGAATTCAACAGAACTCCTACTCCTCGAAGGTTTGAGAAAGGTTCGCGAGAATCAACAAATCGGAATTGAGGAACAGCCTGCCGAGCACGTCATGGCCAACTTGATGCTTCACGCGGAGTAATCTAAATACGAGCATCATGTTTAAGAAATTCATACACAGACCCGTTCTGGCGATCGTGTTGTCGCTGGCATTCATATTTCTTGGAATACTATCCATGGTCACCCGACCGATTTCTCAATTTCCGGAGATTTCACCACCCCGAGTGATTGTGACCATCGCATATCCGGGCTCCAGTGCCTATGTATTGGTTAAGTCGACACTTATTCCCCTTGAAAGATCCATTAACGGCGTTCAAGGAATGAAGTACATGATCTCTGATGCCACAAGTGCCGGAGAAGCAACGATACAGGTGATTTTTGAACTCGGAGCAGATCCGAACCGGGCAGTAGTAAATCTCAAGAACAGAGTGGACCAAGTACTCAATCGACTCCCTCCATTGGTGCAACGCGAAGGAGTAGTGGTTTCAAGGGTACAGTCCAGCATGCTGATGTATGTTAACCTGTATAGCGAAGATTCGTTATCCGATGAAAAGTTCCTGTACAACTATGCCAATGTGAACCTGTTGCCCGAACTTAAGCGCATCAACGGTATTGGTCAAGCGAGTATATTAGGTAGTCGTCAGTACGCGATGCGCATTTGGTTAAAACCGGACAGAATGCGGGCTTACAACGTTTCGACAGCAGAGGTCATGGAGGCCTTACAAAATCAGAGTATCATCGGCCGACCGGGACGAACCGGACGGAGTTCGGGTAAAGCTGCTCAGGCTTTGGAGTATGTACTGATCTACAAGGGGAGGTAAAAAACCCCGAAGAGTATGAAGATGTGATCATCAAGGCAAATTCCGATGGTGAAATGCTCTACCTCAAGGATATAGCGGAGGTTGAATTGGGGAGTGAATTCTTTGATATCTACTCGAATTTGGACGGTCACCCATCGGCTGCAATAGTGGTAAAGCAAACATACGGCAGCAATGCGGGCGAAGTGATCGCCCAGGTAAAAAACGTGCTTTCGGAACTGAAAACGGAGCAGTTTCCGTCGGGAATGGACTACGAGATTAGCTACGACGTTTCAAATTTCCTCGATGCTTCAATCGAAAAGGTAGTTCACACTCTTTTGGAAGCCTTTGTTTTAGTGGCATTGGTAGTTTTCATCTTTCTGGGTGATTGGCGATCGACCTTGATCCCGACTTTGGCTGTTCCGGTGTCTTTGACCGGTGCCTTTTTGTTTATGCAAGTATTTGGTCTCACCATCAACCTGATCACCCTCTTTGCACTGATCCTTGCCATTCGAATCGTTGTCGACGATGCCATCGTCGTTGTTGAAGCTGTACATGCGAAAATGGCGGAGACCGGTTTAAGTCCATACCGAGCCGTTAAAGAAGTGTTGAAAGAAATCAGTGGAGCGGTCATTGCCATTACACTACTTATGATTGCGGTTTTTGTGCCAGTAGCATTCATGACAGGCCCGGTTGGTATCTTCTATAGGCAGTTTTCGATCACCATGGCGACTTCGATCGTGTTATCTGGGCCGGTTGCTTTGACCTTAACACCTGTATTGTGTGCGATGATCCTGAAACCGCACAGTGATTACTTAAAAAAACGGTCTTTGGTCGATAGAGCCTTAGATAAATTCAATAGCGTCTTCGGCAGGGCAACTGACTTTTACGTGCGAATCCTGAGAAAGATCGTTAATCGCAGGCTCGTGACCTTTGGTATTCTATTGGTCTTTGGTTTGGATATCATGGGATTTCAAAGCGTGCTTCCTACCGGATTTATTCCCAATGAAGACCAAGGAATGATTTATGCCATCGTTCAGACGCCTCCTGGAGCAACGTTAGAACGGACTAATGAGATTTCACGGAGACTTCAAGCGATCGCTGAAGAGGTCGACGGGATCAAGTCAGTTTCTTCATTGGCTGGATATGAGATTCTCACGGAAGGTCGTGGTTCAAATGCCGGTACTTGCTTGATCAATCTCGAGAATTGGTCCAAAAGAGACAAGGCGGTGCACGAGATCATCGAGGAGTTAGAAGAAAAGACTCAAGACATAGGTGCGATCATTGAATATTTTGAGTCGCCTGCGGTCCCGGAATATGGAGCAGCCGGAGGTGTAGCCCTGCGATTATTGGACAAGACCAATTCCAGCGACTATAAAGATTTCGAGCGCATCAACTCGGACTTTATGGGTGAATTGGGCAAAAGGCCAGAATTGGCCGGATTGTTCACCTTCATCAGCGCGAACTACCCGGAGTATGAACTGGTCATTGACAACAAACGGGCCATGCAAAAGGACGTTTCGATCGGAAAGGCCATGGAGACTTTGAATATCTTGATTGGTAGTACTTATGAACAAGGATTCATTCGCTTTGGCCGCTTCTTCAAAGTCTATGCACAGGCCGCCCCTGAATATCGCAGATTACCTAAGGATATCATGGATTTGTATGTCAAAAATGGCCAAGATGAAATGGTGCCTTATTCGGCGTTCATGGAACTCCGGAAAACTCAAGGGCCGAATGAGATTACTCGATATAACTTATTTAATTCATCGGCCATAAGAGCTGTGCCGGCGAAGGGATACACGAGTAGAGATGCTATTAAGGCCGTTGAGGAGGTAGCCAAGAATACCCTACCTCGAGGTTATGATATTGCCTGGGAAGGACTGTCGTACGATAAGGCGGCACGCGGAATGGAGTCACTCTACATTTTATTGATCGTATTGATCTTCGTGTATATGGTACTGGCGGCCCAATACGAAAGCTTCATACTTCCATTGGCCGTAGTCTTTTCACTGCCGGTGGGGGTGTTTGGGTCTTTCTTTTTATTGAAGGCCATGGGGCTTGCTAATGACATTTATGCCCAGGTATACCTTCCGAATTGTTGATCCGGTGCCCGGATATTCGGAGGGCGGAGTTAGAGCTCGAAGCGGCTAAGTTGGATGTGCTGGCCGCTCGTGCCGAGTTTTTTCCCTCCTTGCGATTGACGGCCGGAATAGGATATGAAGCCTTTAATGCTCCTTTACTCTTCTCCACGCCGCAATCCATGCTTTACTCTGCGGCGGGTGAGTTGCTTATGCTTGTATTTAATCGCAAGGCATCAAAGCCGGTTACTTCAGCAGTAATGCCCGGCAAACACAAGCAGTTGTTGAATATGAACAGGCTATTTTGAATGGATACATCGAAGTGGTCAATGAACTTACCAGAATCTCAAATCTTGAAAAGAGCTTCCTACTTAAAAGCGAAGAGGTAGATGTTTTGAGACAGTCCATCAACATCGCCAACGTGCTTTTTAAATCGGCTCGTGCCGATTATATGGAGGTCCTGTTGACCCAACGAGACGCGCTCAATTCGAGGATGGAATTGATCGAAACGAGGAAAGAACAATGGGGGGCCATGGTTAATGCCTATCGCGCTTTGGGTGGCGGTTGGCAATAATGCACAAGGGTACTGAACGATCGCGGGGCATTCGCCTCGCGATCAAGAGTGCTGAGGCTGTCGTTAGGAGCCCAACACTCCATATCGCCGGTTCGACTCCGTAGGCGTCGGCAATAATGCCCGAAAGCAACGCTCCGAACGCGTAACCCAAATCGCGTCACAGTCGAAACACCCCAAGCTTTCGGCTCTCTGTTGAGGGTTCACCGTAGATGCGATCACCGTTAAAAGGGTCGGATAAACTAAAGCCGTTCCAATACCTATCGATACAGAAACAAGGGCGATGACGATAAAGGAACTAGAAATGGGCAATACGAGGATGGCTATTCCCTGCAGCAGCATTCCCCAAAACAGCATGTCTTTTCTCGAGGAATGATCGGCCATTTTACCCGTAAATAGTTGGCCTATTCCCCAAACGGCCGGATAAATAGCCGTTAAAACTCCTAATTCAGCATTGTTATACCCAAAGGTCAAGAGCAGAATCGGTAATGAGCCCCAAATCATGCCGTCGTTTAGGTTGTTCACGAGCCCTGCTTGCGTGACAGAGCTGAGCGTTATGTGGCGGAATGAAGTATCTAAATACACATTTGACAGCAAAGCCTGTCGGTTCGTCCGCGTTTCGGTTTGCACGAAGCGACGCGTATCGCGAATCCAAACTGCGGAAAGCAATAGTCCAAGGCACACAATTCCAATGCCCAGGTAAAAAGGATAGGGGGTAAGACCATACCGTTCTGCGATGACCCCGAATGCGACGATGAAAGACATGATCGCCGAAGTGGAAGAGATGCCAAACTCCTGCTCGGCGAATTCAAAAAAAATGGAACGTTCGAGTCCGACCATTCCACCTACGAAGGCGTTTACTACGATGAGAAGGGTAAACTGTTCCAAGTTTTCTTTGAGACCCGCCGTATTCTTTCCTCGATCCATTGCGAGTTAGTGTAGTAATTTGTACACCGGACAATTTGGATGATGTGAACCGGGCAAGTAACCGGTACTCATTAGGAATTCCCCGGTGATCTCTCCGCCCGTGAACTTAAAGGTCTTTTTGAAGAGCTTCACCCATTCTGGTTTCGAAAGTCCTTTGTGGTGATCGAGCCACGACTTGAAAGAACCGAACTCCCGCTGCAATTCTTGTATCCGTTGTGCGTTGTGTATTGCGGCGTCGAGCTTTAGTTTGTTTCTTATGATTCCGGCATCATGGAGTAATCGCTCAACGTCCGCTTCACCATAAGACGCAACTACGGAGATCTCGAAATTCGAGTAGGCCCGAACAAAATTCTCCTTCTTATTGAGAATAGTGGTCCACGATAGCCCGGCCTGATTGATCTCTAGTACCAAGCGACCGAAAAGTTGGTCGTCGTTGGTCAATGGGAATCCGTATTCGGTGTCGTGGTACACCCTGTGTACATCGTCTTTGGCTTGCTGTAAGGCATAATGGCAATAGGTGTTTTCGGGAATCTTATTCATTGGTTTGGTCAAGCTTTGTATTCACGATCACTTCTTCGTGCAAGGTCTTGTGCACCGGACATTTATTGGCGATCTCAAGTAATCGTTGCCGTTGCTTTTCATCGAGGTCGCCCTCGAGCTGGATGTACCGGTCGAAATGGTCGATTTTTTTTGCCCCACTCTCTATGCTTCCGGAGTCCTCTGCGTGTCTTTTGCCGTGGTTTACATGAACGGTGAGCCCATCGAGAGGCCATCCTTTTTGATCGGCGTACATGCGCAAGGTCATGGCCGTGCAAGCTGCTAATCCGGCCGAAACCAACTCGTAAGGGTTGGGCCCAAAATCTTGCCCGCCCACATCCTTGGGTTCGTCCGCGATGAGGTTGTGCGGCCCAATCTGTAGGTCCGTCGTGTATTTCTGGCGGCCTATGCGTCCGGCCACGTCGTGCTGAGTGGTGATCTTCTCTCTTCTTTTAGTCGATAAGTAACGCGAAGCCCAACTGGCAATGACTTCGCCGGTGTAGAATGAGTCGTCCGATTCGCTCAAAAGGTGGTCGGCACCATCGAGCGAAATGAAACTCTTTGGATGGTGTGCGGCGTCGTAAAGGTGTCGAGCGTTCTCGATCTCAACGATCTCGTCTTGGGGAGAATGCATGACCAAGATGGACTTTCGGAGATCGGTCAAGGTCTTTTTGAGCTTATTTGACTCGAGGTCATCGAGGAAATGCTTTTGGATCTTGAACTCTCGATCTCCAATATTCACTTGGGCCGATCCCGCTTGTATGATCTCTTCTTCCTTGCCCTTGACCAGATGTCGAAC includes:
- a CDS encoding MFS transporter, which codes for MDRGKNTAGLKENLEQFTLLIVVNAFVGGMVGLERSIFFEFAEQEFGISSTSAIMSFIVAFGVIAERYGLTPYPFYLGIGIVCLGLLLSAVWIRDTRRFVQTETRTNRQALLSNVYLDTSFRHITLSSVTQAGLVNNLNDGMIWGSLPILLLTFGYNNAELGVLTAIYPAVWGIGQLFTGKMADHSSRKDMLFWGMLLQGIAILVLPISSSFIVIALVSVSIGIGTALVYPTLLTVIASTVNPQQRAESLGCFDCDAIWVTRSERCFRALLPTPTESNRRYGVLGS
- a CDS encoding DNA-3-methyladenine glycosylase I, which codes for MNKIPENTYCHYALQQAKDDVHRVYHDTEYGFPLTNDDQLFGRLVLEINQAGLSWTTILNKKENFVRAYSNFEISVVASYGEADVERLLHDAGIIRNKLKLDAAIHNAQRIQELQREFGSFKSWLDHHKGLSKPEWVKLFKKTFKFTGGEITGEFLMSTGYLPGSHHPNCPVYKLLH
- a CDS encoding OsmC family protein gives rise to the protein MRFVNIQFENRNGQHLAARLELPIDTEPHNFAIFAHCFTCSKNFSAVKNISHALSRKGFAVLRFDFTGLGNSEGEFSETNFSSNIEDLLDAAEYLKRNHKSPTLLVGHSLGGAAVYFAAQELESVRAIASIGAPSEPEHVRHLVKGKEEEIIQAGSAQVNIGDREFKIQKHFLDDLESNKLKKTLTDLRKSILVMHSPQDEIVEIENARHLYDAAHHPKSFISLDGADHLLSESDDSFYTGEVIASWASRYLSTKRREKITTQHDVAGRIGRQKYTTDLQIGPHNLIADEPKDVGGQDFGPNPYELVSAGLAACTAMTLRMYADQKGWPLDGLTVHVNHGKRHAEDSGSIESGAKKIDHFDRYIQLEGDLDEKQRQRLLEIANKCPVHKTLHEEVIVNTKLDQTNE